From the genome of Nicotiana sylvestris chromosome 2, ASM39365v2, whole genome shotgun sequence, one region includes:
- the LOC138885395 gene encoding uncharacterized protein, producing the protein MGPVGKYSRSKQDNPRYDHRSRNRESGSSSRFRKDRNERESRDDDRNLKARFGSYNFNVSTFELVVVLRRTGDKVRWPKEMRSNPNRRNPDHWCKFHNDHGHKTADCRLLQGEVDHLLKQGYLNELISERGKQAYMKNRQEPPKPPSPIRTGNVISGGEDINGVTYTASNKVSKVTITHGKQVRHVLEEKSITFDDAYADGVLSPHNDALVISLLVQDTNVKRVLIDPGSFVNIILLRVLCEMQAEYKLIPKAHTLSGFDNSNVVTKREVILTTFVEGVVKDTTFQVVDMEMSYNMILGRPWIHEMDVVPSTLHQVIKFSSLWGICQICGDQHTSKSINSIADSSTGNKEK; encoded by the coding sequence ATGGGTCCAGTAGGAAAATATTCACGGTCAAAACAGGACAATCCGAGGTACGATCATAGGTCGAGGAATAGAGAGTCAGGCTCGTCATCAAGATTTAGGAAAGATCGAAATGAGCGAGAGTCacgggatgatgatagaaatttgaaagcaAGGTTTGGCAGTTATAATTTTAATGTAAGCACTTTCGAGCTTGTAGTTGTTTTAAGAAGAACGggtgataaggtacggtggccaaaagaaatgagatcgaacccaaacaggcgcaaccctgatcaCTGGTGcaaatttcacaacgatcacgggcataaaacggCAGACTGTAGGCTCCTGCAAGGTGAAGTTGATCATCTATTAAAGCAAGGGTATCTCAATGAATTAATCAGTGAGAGAGGTAAGcaagcatatatgaagaataggcaggagcccccaaaaccaccttctcccataAGAACCGGTAATGTGATAAGTggaggtgaagacatcaatggtgtgACATACACAGCATCCAATAAAGTCtccaaagtcacaattacccaCGGGAAGCAGGTGCGACATGTCTTAGAGGAAAAAAGCATTACTTTTGATGATGCATATGCGGATGGCGTATTATCCccacataacgatgcactggtaatatctttacttgtgcaagatactaatgtgaaacgagttttgattgatccaggtagtttcgtgaacattattttgctaagagtactaTGTGAGATGCAAGCCGAAtataaattaataccaaaggcaCATACTTtgtctggatttgacaattccaACGTAGTAACGAAAAGGGAGGTAATACTTACAACATTCGTAGAAGGAGTTGTCAAGGATACAACATTtcaggtggtagatatggagatgtcttacaatatgatccttgggagaccatggatccatgagatggatgtcgttccgtcaaccttgcatcaagttattaaattttcaTCACtatggggaatatgtcaaatctGTGGGGATCAACATACATCCAAAAGCATCAATTCTATAGCAGATTCAAGTACGggaaacaaagaaaaatag